In Desulforegula conservatrix Mb1Pa, one DNA window encodes the following:
- a CDS encoding glycosyltransferase family 2 protein: MYKDKKVVVVMPAYNAEKTLRMTYDEVMDQGVVDLVIIVDDVSSDRTVEIAENLPKSIIFKHKRNKGYGGNQKSCYRLALENGADIVIMVHPDYQYTPKLIPAMASLIGNGLYHCVLGSRILGGGALKGGMPLWRYAANRFLTFAGNVCFGAKLSEYHTGYRAFSRELLEKIPFDKNSDDFVFDNQMLAQIIWLGCTIAEISCPTKYFAEASSINFFRSVQYGFGCLKTMYCYILAKSGKIHNLFIK, encoded by the coding sequence ATGTATAAAGATAAAAAAGTTGTTGTGGTAATGCCTGCTTATAATGCTGAGAAAACACTTCGCATGACTTATGATGAAGTCATGGATCAGGGCGTTGTCGACTTGGTTATAATTGTGGATGATGTCAGTTCCGACAGAACTGTTGAAATAGCAGAAAACTTGCCCAAGTCGATTATATTCAAGCATAAAAGGAATAAAGGATACGGAGGAAATCAGAAAAGCTGTTACAGGCTTGCCCTCGAAAATGGCGCAGATATCGTTATTATGGTTCATCCCGACTATCAGTACACGCCTAAACTTATACCTGCAATGGCCTCTCTCATAGGAAATGGTCTCTATCACTGCGTTCTTGGTTCCAGAATTCTTGGAGGCGGGGCGCTGAAAGGCGGAATGCCTTTGTGGAGATATGCTGCCAACCGTTTTTTGACTTTTGCGGGTAATGTCTGTTTTGGGGCAAAACTTTCTGAATATCATACAGGATATAGGGCTTTTTCAAGGGAACTTCTGGAAAAAATTCCGTTTGATAAAAATTCAGATGACTTTGTGTTTGATAACCAGATGCTGGCACAGATAATCTGGCTTGGTTGCACAATAGCCGAGATAAGCTGCCCTACAAAGTACTTTGCTGAGGCTTCTTCGATAAATTTTTTTAGAAGTGTTCAATATGGATTTGGATGTCTGAAAACTATGTATTGTTACATACTCGCAAAATCAGGGAAAATACATAATTTGTTTATTAAATAG